CAACAACGCCTTTTGCAAGTGTTTCAAGAGCTGAACTTCGGCAAGATACAGCAGTTACACGTCAAGGCAGGAGAGCCGTTGCTGACACCATCGCCTCGCATTCTCAAAGACTTAAAGATCCCTGGGGCGAACGACGCGCGAGTGGAATCGCATCTCAAAGACTTTGAACTCAAGCGCGAGCACCTCGAGTTCTTTCACCACCTGCATGCACTGGGTGACGGAGTACTCGAATTAATTGAAGTGAGACATGGCTTGCCTGTTCGGCTGCTCATTGAATCAACCACGTAACCTGACATTAACTCCCTGGTGGTGACGGTTAGCCCATGTGGAACTGGTCACAAAAAGGATGAGCTATGGATCAACTGACTGAGATGACAATAAACACGTCCAGCGATGTGTTTCCAACACTATGGATAAAAGCACGGTGCGAAGGCAGAATAATGCCTTCATTAGCAATACCTAACGATGCAGCCAGCAGGCAACTGGCCCACTGGCTGCAACTGTTTATCGACAAAAATCAGGTTGTCGAGTTGCGTGCGTTACATGTTCAAGGCAGATTCCGACCAGCAAATTACGCTGGATTTTTCAAGTATGATAGCTTACCAACCCTTGCCCAAGAAGCCTTGGCGATAACCAAAACTGCTCGCGGTATTTATTTTACTTTGAATCCAGTTCGCCCCGATCTCTTGCACCGCAAGACGAATCGATTGACTTATGCCAACACTGGTGAGCAGGCAACAGATCGTGATGTTCTCCACCGTCGATGGCTGTTCATTGATGCTGATCCCATCCGTGACGCTCATATCAGCGCCACCGATGACGAAAAACGCCATGCCCATGAAGTAATTAGTCGTGTACGCGAGAGTTTATCGAATGAAGGTTGGCCGCAACCCATTCTGAGTGACAGTGGCAATGGGTATCACTTGCTGTATCGGATTGATCTACCAGTACATGATCGAGGCTTAATCCAGGCAACCCTGAAACATTTAGCAACCCGATTTGACAATGAGCATGTCACCATTGATCAATCGGTGCATAATCCAGCGCGGTTGTGTAAACTACCAGGCACCTGGTCCCGAAAAGGGGACGCCTCTCCTTCGCGTCCACATCGTGTTGCTTCCATTCTGGAAGTACCAGCAGAGGGTATGCAGGTAGTGAGTGAACAACAGCTACGTTGTTTTGCACAGGTTGACGAAAAACCAATGCAGTCCAGAAGAGCTGCAAGTGCACCATTACAGGCATTCGTCTTAGATGTCGACGCTTGGCTGGCAGATCGGCAATATCCTTACTTCAGAAAACCTCAGTTAGATCTTCTGGGACGCACAGTCTACGTCTTAGAAACATGTCCGTTCAACCATGATCATCGAGCCCCCGACGCTTGTATCATGCAAGATGCTTTGGGGAAGTTGTCAGCAAAGTGTTTTCATGATAGTTGCTCGCAATTCGACTGGCAGGCATTTAAAGAGAAAATTGGTACACCCGAAAAACATCATTACCATCGGCCTAACAAGATAAACTGCGCCGATGTCGATCATCAAGCAGTCGGGACCAATGATTCGACACCCTCCTGCAAGCTGATGAAGGTTGCACCACTTAGTCTTCCCAAGTTCCCAGCTATTCAGGGAAATAACCGACAGCTGCGTGATGTTACGCAGAATGCCATTGATGCCCTGATTAAACAGAACAACCCACCCATGCTCTTTAGTTGGTCTGGACAACTAACACGCTTGCATCATGATTTGTCTGCTCATCGGGTGGAAATCCTCAAACATGATCAGCTTCGAGGTGTTCTGGCAAGATGTGCCAATTGGTTCGAGATCAAGTCCCGAGGCAAAGAAGAAGTGGAGGAAGATGGGCCACCTCCGATGGAAGTGGTTAAGGATCTGGCATCACTCGGAGAGTGGCCGGGTATACCTCATCTGAAATCTCTGCGAACGACTCCATTCCTTGATCTTGAGGGCAGAGTAATCTCTCAGCCTGGATACGATGCACCAACAGAATACTACTTGTCACTTCCCCACAAGATGGAACAGATCGTGGTAAATGAAACCCCTTCATATCAAGATGTCGATACAGCCAAAGAACTCTTGCTGAATGAGATGCTGGGGGATTTTCCTTTTGTTGATGCAGCTAGCCGTGCACATGCACTGGCTGCCATACTACTCCCCTTCGTCCGCGATTCCATTGTTGGGCCAACACCCCTGCATTACATTGATGCACCCACCGAAGGAACTGGTAAGACTCTGTTGGCAGAAATCATTGCTGCAACCATTACGGGGCAGGACGCACCCGTGCAACCCCCTCCTAAAGACGAGGAAGAGTGGCGAAAGTCCATTACCTCGGTACTACTGGAATCTCCACCCATGGTGCTGTTTGACAATGTCAAATATGCACTCGATAGCCCCGCCTTGGCTGCGGCGTTAACTGCCCCTGTATGGATAGATCGGCTTCTTGGCAGTAATCGACTTGCTCACGTCCCCGTCAGAACCATGTGGGTGGCCACAGGAAATAATGGTATCGTTTCTTCCGAAATCAATCGCAGGATGGTTTGGATTCAGCTCGATGCTCAGGACCCGAACCCAGCAATGCGAACGGGATTTCTACACCCTAATATTCTCCTCTGGGTCCATACTGAAAGACGACGATTAATGCATGCTTGTCTCACCTTGCTGCGCTACTGGCATACACAGGGACGACCCATCGGAAATACTGCCATGGGAAAGTATGAATCCTGGGCAGGAGTAATGAGTGGTATATTAGATTGCCTCCAGGTTCCAGGCTTTTTGGCCAATGTTCAGCAACAACGTCAACTACGCATCATAAGCAATGACGAATGGCCTTCATTTACGCACTGTTGGCATAACGTGCACGCAGACAAAATTGTGGGGACGGAACATCTCTATCACCTGGCTACCAGAAACAATCTGCTCGACAGCATACTCGGTGATGGAGGCCCCCGCAGTCAGCGGACACGTCTGGGGCTCGCCCTTCGAAAACAAGCCAACCGAGTAATCGATGGGCATAGGATTCTTATTCTTCCCGAATGTGACAACAGAAAACGTCAGCAGTTCCAATTGGAGAAACTTGCCTAAATCGTTAACCAAACATCTCAGTTACGGTCTTGGCCTAAGGTTAGGCTTGCTCGGCAAGATGACCTGGGAAAGTCCAAAGAGGACCTACCATGCCAGAGACCAGTCAGCCACATGCATCAATTCGCCTCCCCATTGCTCAACTCCTCGCCCGCGTCACCTACCGCCTTCTGACCCGGCAGAAGTTACCCCATTCCAGCCAACATTGCCTTGATGTCCTTCCAAAAGAAGTGCTCAGTGTCTCCAAGACGGTTAACACCAACAGAGAACAAGGAGACGCATGATGGACTTGAAGCAGAAACTGGCATCGCTGCCACACCTGCGGGTGACTGACCTGCGGCAGATGTATGCCGAGGTCTTTGGCGAACCGACCAACGCCAACAATCGCGACTGGCTGACGAAGCGGCTCGCCTGGCGATTACAGGCGCAGGCGATGGGTGGTTTGTCAGAACGGGCGATGGCACGGGCTAAGGAACTGGCTCGCGAAGAAGACCTGCGGGTTACACCGCCACCGGTAGCCACCTTACCCATTCCTCAGCAACGGGATACCCGACTGCCAACACCCGGAGCCGTTATTACCCGGACCTACAAGGGCGTGGAACATCATGTCGAAGTGCTGGCCGACGGCTTCATCTGGAATGGGAACACCTACACAACGCTGACCGCAGTTGCCAAGGCCATCACGGGACAG
This portion of the Planctomycetia bacterium genome encodes:
- a CDS encoding DUF2924 domain-containing protein; translated protein: MDLKQKLASLPHLRVTDLRQMYAEVFGEPTNANNRDWLTKRLAWRLQAQAMGGLSERAMARAKELAREEDLRVTPPPVATLPIPQQRDTRLPTPGAVITRTYKGVEHHVEVLADGFIWNGNTYTTLTAVAKAITGQHLNGFAFFGIKRGGKQ